CGGACCTGTAGCCGTCGAATCATAAAAGAGTTTCAGCTGTTTGCCTGTCTTTGAGGAAATGCCTCCGGGATAGCCCGCCTCGGCCAACAATCTTTTGGCTACAGAAAGCGGCTTTCTGACCCTTTTGCCCTCTTTCCAGTCATAGACCACCTTGTTGGTCCCCGCTTCACCTTCTTCATATCCGAAAATACCGGGAGGAATGGGTCCCTGTGCCGGGATACCGCGTTCATTCATGAAAATGGAGATATACTCTTCCTGATTCTGCGCGATACTGATCGCCTGACGCAGTTTTCTGGCAGATTCGGAGTAACCTCCTACCACAGGATCAACCATATTGAATGCCATATAGAAGATGGAAGGCTGTACGGAGCCCTTCAGTTCTATCCCTTTTTTTCTCATCTCCTCGCTCAGGCCCATAGTACCCGAAGCGGAAATCTGTACTGCCTGGTCAAAGGCTTCCGAGGAAATGCCTGAAGCATCATAATATCCCTGTAGAAACTTGTTCCACAGAGGGATATTCTCTTTTTCAAGCGAATAGATAATTTCATCGATGAAAGGGAGTTTTTTCCCTGCATCTTTGAGCAGCGATACATCGATACCTTCAGCTTTGGCCGATTCTTTATCCAATGCCGGGTAGCGCTCCTCATGAAAATTGGGATTGGCTTTGAGCCGCATCACTCTGTTGGGATTGTTCTCGGCCAGATAATAGGCTCCCGTACCCACAGGATACCAGTTAAGAGTCATGTTTTTGGCAATGAGCCCCTTTTGCTGATAGAAAAGATCAGCCTCCCAGGGGATAGGGGCGAAAAAGTTCATAGAAAGCCAATAGAGAAATTGCGGATAGCGTCCCTTAATCGTGATGACCAGCGTGTTGTCATCGGCGACACGGACACCTTCTATATGGTAAGGTCTAAGGTCCAGCCGTTCCTCTTTCTCCTTTTTCTCTTGAGCGATTTTGCTGATCTTTTCGGAAAAGGTATCCAGTCCGGTGATATATTCTGTCATCGTATCAAGTATGGGGGAGTGGTTCTGCCTGACAGCCATCCGTTTGATGGCATAGGCATAATCTTCTGCTTTGAGCCTGCGTGTTGACTGCTTTTTGAAATCTTTTAGAGAGTCGATGGATGCCAATGCTTTTTCATCCAGATGGCCATAGAGCAGTTCCCCTTTTTCATTTTTGACAAAAGCGGGATGGTCCTGATAACGGATATTTTTTCTCAAAGTCAATGTATATTCTGTAAATGCGACACTGCTGCTGTTCTCATCCACCTCTGTACCGTTCGCATCCAGGTAATGCACCAGAGGCATTTTGGTCAATGTCAACGGTTCAAGTTCATAGGGACGTTTCAGATAATTGTACTGCAAAGGCGGTTCATAGATCTGTCCGATGAAGGCCCATTCGTTGGCATTATAGGAGATAACGGGGTCAAGACGTTTGGGCGGCAGGGAAAAAGCGGAAAAGAGTATATTACTTTTCACTTTATTCACTTCGTGGGGGCTATTCCAGACGGCACTCTGCAATGATATAGAAAAACCCAACAGTAACAGAAGAGAAAAAAAGTACCTATACATTCGTAAAAATCATTCCTTCAATAATATAGTAAATAGTGAAGGATTTTAGCATATTTTTCTATAGAATGATATACAAAATTAAATAGGGTACAATAACTCCTTATTTCATCAGTTTATTTGATGAATAAGATCAGTAGTTCAGTGAAAAAATCATTTTTTTTCACTGAACATAATTTAAACCATAATAACTGATTATAATCATAATTGAATTGTAAAGTTTAATTTAGTTTTAAATGAGCTTGGCCTAAAATATAATTGTCTAAAAATTAATTAAGAAGGAAGGATATGGCACGATTAGTAGTTATGGGTGGTGGCGTCTCAGGACACACTGCTGCAACATTTGCAAAAGATTGGCTGGGTGACGAGCACGAAGTAGTGGTTGTAACTCCAAATTCACAATGGAACTGGATTCCATCAAATATATGGGTAGGTGTAGGTCAAATGACCAAGGAGGAAGTTGTCTTCCCTTTGGCACCCGTGTATGAAAAAGCAGGTATCGATTTCAGACAGGCAAAAGCAGTTTCCATTCATCCAAACGGTGGAGAGAAGAGTGACAAAGAGTATATCACGATCGAATATACAGGACAGGGCAAAGAGGGACAGACCGAAGAAATTACTTATGATTACCTCATCAATGCTACAGGTCCAAAACTGAACTTCGGTGCAACACCTGGTTTGGATGAAGGTCACACTGTTTCTGTCTGTACTGCCGACCATGCGGTACATGCGAACCTTGAGCTCAAGAAGGTCTTCGAAAAGGCAAAAACAGAGAAGCAGAAAATTCTTGTCGGTACCGGTCACGGTATGTGTACCTGTCAGGGTGCCGCGTTCGAATATATCTTCAACATCGAGCACGAAGCGAACAAAGCAGGCGTCAGAGACAACCTTGAGATCAAGTGGATCTCCAACGAATCATTCCTCGGTGACTTCGGTATCGGTGGTCTACACATGAAACGTGGGGGTTATGCTGCCTCTTCAAGACTTTTCGCCGAATCACTCTACTCTGAGAGAGGGATCCCTTGGATCATTGGAGCACATGTCTCTAAAGTTGAAGCAGGAAAGGCACACTACGAACTTCTTGATGGTTCGACCGGAGAAGAAGAGTTCGATTTTGCAATGCTCATTCCGCCATTTGCAGGTGTGGGGCTCAAAGCATACGATAAAGACGGTTCAGACATCACTGACACGATCTTCGCACCGAACGGCTTCATGAAAGTTGATGCAAAGTATGATGCCGGTGCCTACGAGAACTGGAAAGCGTCTGACTGGCCAAGAACGTATCAGAATCCGACATATTCAAATATGTTCGCATGCGGTATTGCATTCGCACCTCCGCACCTGATCTCCAAGCCGATGTCATCAGTGAACGGTACACCGATCAACCCGACACCGCCAAGAACAGGTATGCCTTCAGGTATCATCGGTAAAAATGTAGCACACTCCGTATGTGACCTGATCAAAAAAGGTCCTGACGCACACCTTCATGAAGCCTCCATGGCGGAAATGGGTGCAGCGTGTGTTGCATCTGCAGGTAAAGGTCTTACAGACGGTACGGCTGCAGCATTGACCGTTTATCCTGTCGTTCCTGACTTCGAGAAATATCCGGGACTTGGACGTGACCTTGACTATACCTTTGGTGAGATCGGACTTGCAGGGCACTGGATCAAGCATATCCTGCATCACCTGTTCATCTATAAAGCAAAACTCAAGCCAGGCTGGACTCTCATCCCAGAGTAAAAAAGGCTTAAAGCTTTATACGAGAAAAATGGTGTCCTGACAATGTTTGGATACCAAAAGATAAATTAATAAAAAGGAAAGACATGCAAAGAATTGAAGAAACAGTTAAACCTTATGACCAGAACTTTACAACTATGGTACCAACAGGTTTTGTAAAATTTATGAGAACATGCCTTATCTGGCAATTTCTCAGATTTATCGCGATCAATATCAAAATGATCATCGTTGTTAGAAAAAGCCACGGCTAATCTTCTATTCGCACTCCTCTTTTTTAGGGAGTGCGGATATCTAGACTTTCCTTATTTTAAAATAGAATTTCAATTTCCATTCTGTTTCACAATAAAGAAAAAGAAGACACTATGGTACAAAAACTGGTTATCTACCCCGACGACAGGATGAACTGCACCTCAACGGATGTACGTTCTTTCAACCAAACGCTCTGGGACGTATTGGAAGATATGCGCGATACAATGCTGGCACATGACATCAAAGCTATGGCTGCTATGCAGATTGCCTATCCCTACAACATTATTCTTATCAAAGAGGGTGAGGAGTATCACGAATATATCAATCCGCGTATCATCAAGAATGAAGACCTTTTCGACTCTGAAGAGAGCAGCATCCATTACCCGGATGTAACGGTCACCATCCCTCGTTACGGGAAGATAAAACTGGTGTATGAAGACCGAAACGGAAAGGTACATTACGAAGACATCGAAGACAGAGAACTTGCTGCGATACTGCAGAGAAAGATAGATATTACCTTTGGTGGAAACATACTCGACAAGGTAGACAAAAACACCAGAGAGAAGATACTCGATGCTCTGGCAGGGAAAGGGCTCATGCCTCAGACTGACGATGTCTGTCCTACTTTCTCAAGAAAAGACTATTTTGTCAGCTTTACAGACAAGCTGCTCTTCTTTATGGGACTCTCTCTCCTCACGCCACTTTTCAAATTTTCAAAAGAGACCGTAGAGAACATCTATACCTTTGACAAGATCGTATTCCCACTCATCATTGTGTTGATGATAGGCTTTTTCTTCTATGCGCAGTACGAAGCCAAAAAATACAAACAATGCAGCTCCTGTCAGATAGGGAATAACATAGGCGTGATAATCAAACGCAGTGTTGCAGCCCTCGCTTTTGCCATAGGCGCTTACTTCCTGGTTAATCCTTACTAGGATTTCTTCATTACCAATATCGGCAGCATACCGAAATATGCCAGTGTACCATAAGCCTGAACGATATCTATATCAGGCTTGATCTCAAGTATCATCTTCTTGATACTTTCTTCATCCAGATCACCCATATATTCACCCTCACCGTGATCCTCTTTGTATATCTTCACCAAACGATGCGTCTCTTTACTCTCTTCATATTTCCATATGGTCATATTCTCTCCTCATAAAATACATACTGCATAACAACTTTGTCACTGAGCACTGGGCATGCCGATACAAAAGTGTGCATATTGCGTAGCAACACGCTGAAAGCATCGAAGTGCACTTGCGAAGTGACGCTTTTTTGTTTATTTTTTTCTAAAAAAAGTAAACAGAAGTTCGTATACTAACATAATTTAAGATGAAATTTAAATGGGTAGGGAATAGATAGAAGGAGTTTCTGCCAAACCCGAAGGGCCTGAACAGAAGAGATAACGGAAAGTACCGATTATCTTTTTGAGAACTGTGGAGATCTTCTCGCTTTTTTCTTACCTGGTTTCTTACGCTCAACGACTCTTGAGTCACGAGTAAGAAGACCCATAGGCTTCAAGATCGTTCTGAAAGACGGCTCGAATTCAACCAATGCTTTGGTGATACCGTGCTTCAATGCATCTGCCTGTGCAGAGTAACCACCACCGAGTGTAGTTGCTTTTACATTCATAGACTCAAGCTGCTTAGTCGCTTCAAGAGGAAGTCTTACTTTCATTTTAAGTGTTTCGTGTCCACCCAACCATTGGTCAAGTGTCTTACCGTTAATTAGCATTTCACCGTTACCTGGTGTCAACCAAACTTTAGCGATAGCCGCTTTTCTTTTTCCTGTTGCATAAATAGTCGCCATGATTACGCTTCCTTGTTGATTTGTGCAGTATGTGGGTGCTCGGCACCGGCATATACTTTCAGTTTTTTAAGCATTTGTCTACCAAGAGTCGTCTTTGGCAGCATACCTCTTACAGCAAGCTTGTAAAGTTTCTCTGTGTGGTTCTCAAGCATATCGCCCAGTTTTTTACTTTTGGTTGAACCAAAGTAGCCTGAGTGAGTGAAATACTCTTTATCCTCAAGTTTGACACCTGTAAATTTCGCTTTTTCCGCATTGATGATCACTACGTAATCACCACAGTCTACATTCGGTGTAAATGATGGCTTGTGTTTACCTCTGAGAAGAGTTGCTACTTCAGTCAGGATACGACCGAAAGTTTTACCTTCAGCATCGATCAAAACCCAGTCACGTGTTACTTCAGCAGGTTTTAGTACCTTTGTCATTTTCATGATGGTTGTCCTTGTTTTAGATAAAAATCTGCAAAGCAAATCTTTTTGTGGACGGATTGTACCCACTTAATCTTAAAATTTATTTAAATTAAGATTATTTTAAGTTTACTATCTCGATTTTATCTTCCAAAAGATAAATGATCATTCCCTCAGTCGGTTTTTCTGCAATTTTTTCGATCGCTCTTTTATAGTAATTGACCTGAGTCTGATGCTTTATGGTATACTTCTTCGAACTCTTGTAATCGATCACCAGCATATGGTCGTCATATTCCAGAAGCAGGTCGATCTGTTTCAGTTCCCCTTCAAAAGAGAGCGACTGCTCTTTCATGATCCGGGCATCCTTCAAAAAGTCCTGAAATGCTTCATTTTCTATCAGTGCTTTGACCCGTTTTTCGATCTGGGCCAAACCTTCATGGCCCAAAAGCTGTCCGTAACGGTTCCTTACAGAGACTAGGGCGAATTTCAGGCTTTGCTCATCAAACTCTCCCATGATCTCCAGCGTGTAGTGCAGTGCCGTACCAAAAAGGATCGCTTCGTAATCTTTCTCTTCCTCATCCTCTTTCGTACCAATTTCCTGTGTACCGTAATCAGAAATAGTCACCGATACTACTTCGTTCTCCCTGCTCTTCTCTTCCTGGACACCCAATGTTGAACACTTAACGATTATCTCTCCGATCTTTATCGGAGAGATATTGATCTCATCGAAAATGGACCCTTCCGGCTTCTTGATAACGATCAATCCCTCCACCGCACGGGTCAATGCCACATAGAGCACATTTTTTCTATCCTTGAGAGAAGAAGCCCTTCTCTCCTCCATAATCCTTGCATAGTTGTCATCGAAGTGTTCCCTGTTCTGTGTTCTGTAGAGTATCTGGTCAATATGGAGATCATCATTGTAATGGAAGATAAGCGGGGCTTTATCACTGTTGGGACGCGTCAGCTTGTCCAGCACGATCACATATTCAAACTCCAGCCCTTTTGAACCATGGATCGTCATGATATTCGCACCATGAATGGAGTGGGCCGCCACAGAGATACTCGAGGTTCTGAACTCATCCAAAAATGTAGGGATATCCGAAAACGATGAGGCGAACTCCAATAGTTTGAGCATATTGCGGTCATTGTCGAAGTAGCCGAATTCCCGTATCAGCCTGTCCACGATCTGCAACGGGCTCATAAAAACAGAGAACCAGGAAAGATCGACCTCATCGAAGCTTTTGCCTACCTTCAGGAGCATCGCTTCCGCATCGATCTTCTCCCCGCCGAAGAGGTAGGAGACCATAGCGACCAGCGCAGCGACCTTCGGTACATTCTTCAAAGAGGAGGAAGTTTTCAGCAGTGTATGAATACCCTCTTTTTCACAGGCTTCCTGCAGATTCTGCCCATCCTTGTTGGTACTGACCAGGAATGCTATGTCATCTACGTCGATCCCAAGTTCCAGAAGACGCTGTGCCTGCGCAACTGCATCGTCAATGATCTCTTCGGACTCAAAGACTTCTACATACCCCTCACTTGCATCCGTTTTGCTTTTTTGGGGCACGTAGCCCTCCATCGTATCTTTGAACCAGAGGTTTACCTGTTCCACTACATACCTGCTGCTTCGGTAGTTGGTGTCCATCTGTTCGATCTGCACACCATATCTCTGGGCGATCTTGTCAAAGAGCTCTTCCTCCCCACCACGAAAACGGTACAATGACTGCTTGGTATCTCCCACATAGAAGAAGGACTTGAAATCACTCTGCCCCTGTCCGGAAAAAATCTCGTCGATAAGCGGTTTGAGCAGCAGGAACTGCAGTGTAGAGGTATCCTGAAATTCATCGAGAAGAATATGTCTGAACTTTGCATCGATCTTGAAGTACAGGAACTCACTCGAAGGCATTTCCTGCAAAAGCCGGTAGGTAAAATAGCTCAGGTCATCAAAGGTAAGCACCCCCGAATTCCTTGCATTCGTGATCGTTGCATTTTTGTAATAATCATAGATCCTGAAGAGATGATGCAGTACAACCATTTCTTTGGCTTTTGCCCAGTGCAGCAGCCTCTGTTTGAGTGCGGCATAAACAGCTTCGATCTCCCCATTAGCTATTTTTTTGTACCAGGAATGCTCACCCAGCGTCTCCTTCTCAAACAGCTTTTTGCTGAACAGCTCTTTAGTGTTTTTGGTATCGAACTGCTTCAGACAACGATCAGGCGCACCGGCATTTTCGAGTGCCTTGAGCATTTCCAGACGCAGTATTTCACAGGCCTCTTCCTCTTTGCTTATGGAGAGTGTCACTTCCGACTGGGCAGGAAGCAGCGGATCGACCTTGTAGAAGTTCTGCATCAGGTCAAATATCTTCTTGAAGCGTTTATCTTCAATGTCCATGGCCAGTTTCACCAGATCGGAAAGCATACCATTTGCATCTACTTCATCCAGAAAATGTTTCTCCAGCTCTTCCTTGGGCTGTTCCTTGGTCACAAAATCGGGTTCAAGTCCAAGTTCCAGAGAGGCGGAACGCAGGATCTTCGAGAAAAAACTGTCCAGTGTCACAATATGGGATGTAGAGGAAAGAAATCGTTTCAAGACTTCCGGCTGTTTCTGGAACAGTACGTCCCTGCTCATCCCTGTCTCTATCGCAATGGCATCGAGGAACGCCTTGTTCTCCCCAAGGTGACGCAGTGAATCCACCACACGCTGCCGCATCTCCGCTGCCGCCTTGTTCGTAAAGGTCGCTGCCAGTATGCTTCCTGCAGGCTCTCCCATAAAAAGCAGAGAGATGTAGCGTACAGAGAGCGCAAAGGTCTTACCGCTTCCCGCGGATGCCGAATAGGCCAAAAAAGGTTTAAAACTCATAGATACTCCCCCCTTTCACACATTAGGGCGAATTCACAGTAGGTACATTTCTGCAGGTCATCACATTTTTCTGCCACAAAACTTTTTGTCTGCTTTAAGTCGATGATATGTTCTGCTAAAAGGGCGTTTCTCTCTTCGAGCAGAGTGACCTGTTGTTTCTCTCCTTTTTCCAGTATCTTGACGAAAGCCAGAGAGATATTCTGATATCTGTTTTGGAGCAGTTGGCGGTAGATACTCATCTGAAAATCACTGATCTTTTCAGGATTGAGTTTTTTGGGCTCTTTTTCCACCCTTCCACTTTTATAGTCGAGCACCAGTGTATCGGTTGCATTCTGGTCAATACGGTCAATACGTCCTTTGAACTTCAAGCCGCCGATCTCGCCAAGGACTTCAAGCTCTCTCTCCACTACACGCCATTCTGCCTTGAAATGATCTATTTCTTTTTGTGCGAAACCTTTGAGCTTTTCTCTCCAGAGCAGTTTTCTGTAACGGTTCTTTGCATCCTCCTCCGGCAGCAACTCATCCATTAGCGCATGGAGTCTCTTTGTCAGCTCCTTTTCACTTGCATAACAGCCCTGTTCTTTGTAAAGCTGCTCCAACAGGGTATGAAGAAAAGCACCTTCATTAAGCTCATCCTCTTCTTTGGCCTTGATGTTTTTGATATAGCGGTAGTAGTATTTACGCTTGCATTCCAGCCAGGCCTTCAGTCTCGAAGCCGACCAGGTCTGGGCAGTCGCATCGAATGCTTCAACGACGGGGGCTTCCTCTGCTTTGAGTTGCGAAGGATGGCCGTAAAGGAGGCTAAGTGGTACCTTGGGCCGTTCGGCCTTGCCTAAACCCAACTCGTAGAGAAACTTTGAAGGCAGATTGCTCTCGGAACTGCTGTAAATGATGGCAGCACTCTCTGCCTGTTGCAGCAGACGGTTGTAATACTGTTTCTGAAGTGCTTCCCTGTCCTGTCGCGTCGGCAGCCCGGCAAAGGTCCGTACCGTCGAATTGAGGAACATGTCTTTACTTGATGATGCCGGTACCGTACCTTCATTGAAATCCACGATCACCACACCTTTGAATGAGACACCCCTTGTCTCCAGCACTCCCAGGACTGTCACCTTCCCTCCGCGTACATCATCCAGAGTGATCTTCGAGAGTGTTTTGAGCCAGAGAAAAAGCCATTCTTTATAGGTGAGTGTTGCATCCCGGAAAAGCGTAAGAAAATGCCGATACTTCTCCTCTACCCGTTCCTGTTTTTCTGCATCCAGCAGATCAATTTCCTCCAGGAATCCAAAAAAGTTTTCCACACCTGTCTGTGCTGTCTTACTGACACTGTCGATCTTCTCTTTCAGAAGACCATAACGTTCTATCAGACTGACACTTTCCCTGTCATGCCGCTGCCAGTAGCGATACAGTGCATCCAGCGACCGGTAGATACGTCCGTTTGCATAATCGTACCCCATAGCAAAGTTCAGATTGTTATGTGTATCAAAGAGCATAAAGTGTTTTTTGAATTCTTCATCGGGCAGGATCAGGACGATCTCTTCCGGGGAAATACCCGACTGTACCATCTCTTCGATCTTCATAAAGGCCAGAGCAACCTGTTCATCACGCTCCTCAACACTGTAGACAGAAGCTTCTATGGACAGCGTATCGGGATGGTCGCTCAAAATACGTCTGCTTCCAAGATCGAAAGTCACTTCCCTGTTGGGCTGCAGTTCAATATCAAAGGCTTCAAAACGCTCCAACATCTTCTGGTTGAAAGTGCTGGTTGTATAATGGATGATCAGCTGTGTATGTTTCGCCATCTTCTCCAACAGTTCAAGTTCAAAACGGCTCAGATATCCTTCAAGAAATATCTCTATCCTCTCATATCCTTTGACAAAGCCTTCATTTAGAGTGTAACACTGTGGAATGAACATCCGATCTGTCAGGCCCTTTGCCTCAAGCAGCTCTTTGTAGCGCCTTTGCAACTGTTCCAATGTTTCAAGGTGTTTGTCAAATTCCGCATAGGCATCTGCCTGGACCAAAGTATCATAATCCACATGCTCGGCAGAAAGTTCCTCAAAGAACTTGAAAAGTGCGTCACTTTTACTGAAAAAACGTACCAGGTCACGATTGACCTTCAATGTTTTAAAACTGTCGAAGCGTGAAGCTTCTTTAAGAAAAAGTATACGTTGAAGGGGATCGGCCTGTGTTCTTTCTTCCACAAGTACTGCCCGTTTTTCAAACTCATCCATCCGCATCAGTGTCGGGAGGAATCCATCACAGTTTTTCAATGACTGGCTTACGGTTCTCAAAGCTCTGGAAGTAGGGTAGATATGTAATTGGTTCATGGGGAAAAGTATATCACAGAGTGACTATAAAAGCTGAAAATATGTCAAATTGTCAGAGAAAACCTGTATCTTTGTATGGCAGGCAAGTGCCTGCCATTTTTTGACATTAGGGCTTGAGATAAGCCGGTGTATCGGAATAGCCGACAGCATCACCGATCCTGGCTCTAATGCGGAGCACGTAGCGTCCCGGTTTTTCAACAGAAACCGTTACTCTGTACTTTCCGTCTGAAAAAGGAACTGTCTCTATCATAATATCATCCACTTTGGTATGCGGACGCGTCAGAAGAAAGCTCACATTGGCATCGGGTACATCTGCATTTTTTACATTAACTACTTCATAGGAAAAAGTGTTTTCACCTTTGGCAAGTTTTACCTGTGACTTCTGCTTTCTATGAAGCACCTCGTTTTTCTTCACTGGAAGCATTTCAACATCTGAGATAATGATCTTGTACTTTTTATCGAAGGCTTTCTGTTTTTCAAGAATTTCATTGATATTCATATCGGCCTTCTGGTATTTGAGCATATACTCGTTCTCTTCCTGTACAGGAAGCGAGGTGGCATGCTTCACTGTCCAATATCCAAGGGTGATCCCTATGAGTAGAAAGCCTACTATCATATGAGGCCAGTAAGTCTTCTCTTTATTCTCTTTTACCATTTTTTATCCTCATCCATATCGGTCTAAACAGGAACATCCAGAAAACAAGTATAGCGCCGATACTGACCAGTACCTGCAATACCCTGATAATATATCGTGTTTCATTTGGCATAGTACTTTTCATTTCTACATGCTTACTATCCGCAATCTGGTCAGCAAGCTCAGAAAATCCCTGTACTATTCCAATATTATATTTGTCTTTATTGCTGTTTTTATCTTTGGTTGCAACGATATCTATCGTAGCATCTATGACATCATTCTTGTCATAGAGGTCAGCTATCGTTTTATCAGACGGTATCAATGCTACACGCCCTGTCTCTTCTGACTTTTGTGTGATCTTCGCCTTGGGAGCGAATATTAACATTACATAGGGCTTGCTCATATTAGCTTCATACTTCTTACTGTATGCAACAAGATTGAATCTTTCGGGAAAGTGTTCGTTCGTTGCGACCACATAACCATTTATCCCTGTTTTTTGCAGCAGTTCACCTGCCATATCTTCAACCAGTTTTGAAGCTTTAGGATTTAGAATGTCATCTTTTAGAATATGTGTTGCATTAAGAAGAAGAGGAAGTAACAAAGCAAGCAAGGAGAACCTTACTTGAACTTTGAACATATATTAACCTACATACAGGTGGTTTGGTGTAAGTACTGCCCAAGCAGTATAAATAGCTGTAATAACCATACCCCAACCGAGAACTTTATCCATAATTGTAATCATTTTTTATCCTTTTATGAATTACTTAGCATCTTTGAATGCAAATTGCGCATTGTCTTTACTGATCTCTTTGATATTGTCTAAATTACTTGTGATCGGTGTAGGATCATAAGGATTAGTCGCGGAGTGCTGCTGTACCCCTATACCCCAGGTTGTAAGAAAAGCAAGGATACCCAAAAGGAGTACCGTTGCGATCAACATCCCTGTCACACCACTAAGGCCGAATACGGATCTATTTGTATTTTCTGTCATCTTATTCTCCTTTGATCGATCGGATGTATGTAGCAAGTGCTTTCACCTGTACCGGCGTCATTCTGTCATGGAATGCAGGCATTTTACCAAGTGCACCTTTTTTACCATTCTTGACGACATGTTCTACGATCGTGTTGTCATATTCTGCAAGGTTCGGTGCCATACCGTTCATACCTTTACCATCCGGTCCATGACAGGATGCACATGCTGCAAATGCTGCAGGCTGTTTCCCCTTCATGCCGCCGGATATCCATACTGCGATCTCTTCAGCATCTTTCCCCTGTGCCATCATAGGTGGCATCGCACCCATCTGGTAGCCAAGCTGGTTTGAACCATTCTTGATCGTATAGAGAATCTGCTCTTTGCTCATTCTGCTTCCGAAATCCTGTGCTTTACCTGAAAGTCCGTC
This DNA window, taken from Sulfurovum lithotrophicum, encodes the following:
- a CDS encoding ABC transporter substrate-binding protein gives rise to the protein MKSNILFSAFSLPPKRLDPVISYNANEWAFIGQIYEPPLQYNYLKRPYELEPLTLTKMPLVHYLDANGTEVDENSSSVAFTEYTLTLRKNIRYQDHPAFVKNEKGELLYGHLDEKALASIDSLKDFKKQSTRRLKAEDYAYAIKRMAVRQNHSPILDTMTEYITGLDTFSEKISKIAQEKKEKEERLDLRPYHIEGVRVADDNTLVITIKGRYPQFLYWLSMNFFAPIPWEADLFYQQKGLIAKNMTLNWYPVGTGAYYLAENNPNRVMRLKANPNFHEERYPALDKESAKAEGIDVSLLKDAGKKLPFIDEIIYSLEKENIPLWNKFLQGYYDASGISSEAFDQAVQISASGTMGLSEEMRKKGIELKGSVQPSIFYMAFNMVDPVVGGYSESARKLRQAISIAQNQEEYISIFMNERGIPAQGPIPPGIFGYEEGEAGTNKVVYDWKEGKRVRKPLSVAKRLLAEAGYPGGISSKTGKQLKLFYDSTATGPDDRALMDWRRKQFAKLGIQLVIRATDYNRFQDKIRKGKTQIFSWGWNADYPDPENFLFLLYGGNASVDTNGAGINSSNYKNPEFDSLFNEIKTMKNTPERKVKIEKMVQIAREDAPWVWGFHPKSLALSHQWFRNVLPNAMANNTLKYKKIDAALRAKKQQEWNQPVILPLVLLIVFVLLMAWLLYRAYNNRQKTVIRKRRK
- a CDS encoding NAD(P)/FAD-dependent oxidoreductase produces the protein MARLVVMGGGVSGHTAATFAKDWLGDEHEVVVVTPNSQWNWIPSNIWVGVGQMTKEEVVFPLAPVYEKAGIDFRQAKAVSIHPNGGEKSDKEYITIEYTGQGKEGQTEEITYDYLINATGPKLNFGATPGLDEGHTVSVCTADHAVHANLELKKVFEKAKTEKQKILVGTGHGMCTCQGAAFEYIFNIEHEANKAGVRDNLEIKWISNESFLGDFGIGGLHMKRGGYAASSRLFAESLYSERGIPWIIGAHVSKVEAGKAHYELLDGSTGEEEFDFAMLIPPFAGVGLKAYDKDGSDITDTIFAPNGFMKVDAKYDAGAYENWKASDWPRTYQNPTYSNMFACGIAFAPPHLISKPMSSVNGTPINPTPPRTGMPSGIIGKNVAHSVCDLIKKGPDAHLHEASMAEMGAACVASAGKGLTDGTAAALTVYPVVPDFEKYPGLGRDLDYTFGEIGLAGHWIKHILHHLFIYKAKLKPGWTLIPE
- a CDS encoding peptide deformylase; the protein is MVQKLVIYPDDRMNCTSTDVRSFNQTLWDVLEDMRDTMLAHDIKAMAAMQIAYPYNIILIKEGEEYHEYINPRIIKNEDLFDSEESSIHYPDVTVTIPRYGKIKLVYEDRNGKVHYEDIEDRELAAILQRKIDITFGGNILDKVDKNTREKILDALAGKGLMPQTDDVCPTFSRKDYFVSFTDKLLFFMGLSLLTPLFKFSKETVENIYTFDKIVFPLIIVLMIGFFFYAQYEAKKYKQCSSCQIGNNIGVIIKRSVAALAFAIGAYFLVNPY
- the rpsI gene encoding 30S ribosomal protein S9; protein product: MATIYATGKRKAAIAKVWLTPGNGEMLINGKTLDQWLGGHETLKMKVRLPLEATKQLESMNVKATTLGGGYSAQADALKHGITKALVEFEPSFRTILKPMGLLTRDSRVVERKKPGKKKARRSPQFSKR
- the rplM gene encoding 50S ribosomal protein L13 is translated as MTKVLKPAEVTRDWVLIDAEGKTFGRILTEVATLLRGKHKPSFTPNVDCGDYVVIINAEKAKFTGVKLEDKEYFTHSGYFGSTKSKKLGDMLENHTEKLYKLAVRGMLPKTTLGRQMLKKLKVYAGAEHPHTAQINKEA
- a CDS encoding RecB-like helicase, with the protein product MSFKPFLAYSASAGSGKTFALSVRYISLLFMGEPAGSILAATFTNKAAAEMRQRVVDSLRHLGENKAFLDAIAIETGMSRDVLFQKQPEVLKRFLSSTSHIVTLDSFFSKILRSASLELGLEPDFVTKEQPKEELEKHFLDEVDANGMLSDLVKLAMDIEDKRFKKIFDLMQNFYKVDPLLPAQSEVTLSISKEEEACEILRLEMLKALENAGAPDRCLKQFDTKNTKELFSKKLFEKETLGEHSWYKKIANGEIEAVYAALKQRLLHWAKAKEMVVLHHLFRIYDYYKNATITNARNSGVLTFDDLSYFTYRLLQEMPSSEFLYFKIDAKFRHILLDEFQDTSTLQFLLLKPLIDEIFSGQGQSDFKSFFYVGDTKQSLYRFRGGEEELFDKIAQRYGVQIEQMDTNYRSSRYVVEQVNLWFKDTMEGYVPQKSKTDASEGYVEVFESEEIIDDAVAQAQRLLELGIDVDDIAFLVSTNKDGQNLQEACEKEGIHTLLKTSSSLKNVPKVAALVAMVSYLFGGEKIDAEAMLLKVGKSFDEVDLSWFSVFMSPLQIVDRLIREFGYFDNDRNMLKLLEFASSFSDIPTFLDEFRTSSISVAAHSIHGANIMTIHGSKGLEFEYVIVLDKLTRPNSDKAPLIFHYNDDLHIDQILYRTQNREHFDDNYARIMEERRASSLKDRKNVLYVALTRAVEGLIVIKKPEGSIFDEINISPIKIGEIIVKCSTLGVQEEKSRENEVVSVTISDYGTQEIGTKEDEEEKDYEAILFGTALHYTLEIMGEFDEQSLKFALVSVRNRYGQLLGHEGLAQIEKRVKALIENEAFQDFLKDARIMKEQSLSFEGELKQIDLLLEYDDHMLVIDYKSSKKYTIKHQTQVNYYKRAIEKIAEKPTEGMIIYLLEDKIEIVNLK